In one Cyclopterus lumpus isolate fCycLum1 chromosome 22, fCycLum1.pri, whole genome shotgun sequence genomic region, the following are encoded:
- the LOC117751384 gene encoding complement component C1q receptor-like isoform X1 produces MMLWIVLLQLFNSFEGLSGAEHDTLCTSNTCLTLHMDRVSFKKAGQNCVHNGGNLMTVRNLEEEEVLRSLLSRIKRQPRDRALTFWIGLKLHSGDCVLANRNLRGFKWVSGQKDSNYSNWGKEPVTTCTEERCAKVYYNPSGKNQLKWTAGPCKNPAFYACKFYFQGMCRPLALLGPGQITYRVAFSEEPQRSEMQVLPLGTYADITCGDQQSHYSVCMGNDDGWTDPGPFCATGMRYCALNNGGCEHLCHQDADEVRCFCKEGYDLDEDGLTCRMKATCGPETCEHQCVSGESGYSCTCPDGLKLDANQRNCSDIDECQSQACTHHLCLNTHGSYTCACRGGYDLVDGKCMDIDECALSSCEHSCSNSVGSFSCSCNDGFTLSEDGHSCVDINECASHLCQFQCVNADGSFLCMCPHGFYVGADGSTCAPDVTEASAASSDDAADDDGASDDGASDDGASDDDAASDDAASDDGASDDGASDDAASDDGASDDGASDDAASDDGASDDGASDDDAASDDAASDDDAASDDGASDDGASDDDAASDDGASDDAASDDGASDDGASDDAASDDGASDDAASDDAASDDAASDDAPEEETQENFTRTTVELQHPPPRTDATILELVNDTHGGQQSNTSLVTGFAKTVNSRVLVCVLGSVIPVLLLLAVTLAIAIVRCSRSKKEAKKRTTADGYCWVPSGLDSRLEKLYESILTDDL; encoded by the coding sequence ATGATGTTGTGGATTGTTTTGCTGCAGCTCTTCAACAGCTTTGAGGGTTTATCCGGAGCTGAACATGACACGCTGTGCACCTCCAACACCTGCCTTACCCTGCACATGGACAGAGTGAGCTTTAAGAAGGCCGGTCAGAACTGTGTCCACAATGGAGGTAATCTGATGACAGTCAGAAACctagaagaagaggaagtgctGCGCTCGCTTCTCTCACGGATCAAGAGACAACCTCGGGACAGGGCGCTAACATTTTGGATCGGATTAAAACTGCACAGTGGGGACTGTGTGTTGGCCAACAGGAATCTCAGGGGGTTTAAGTGGGTCTCTGGACAGAAAGATTCCAACTACTCCAACTGGGGAAAAGAACCCGTCACCACATGCACGGAGGAGAGATGTGCAAAGGTTTATTACAATCCATCGGGTAAGAACCAACTGAAATGGACTGCCGGACCTTGCAAAAACCCTGCTTTTTATGCATGTAAGTTTTATTTTCAGGGAATGTGCAGACCTTTGGCTCTATTGGGGCCTGGACAAATCACCTACAGAGTGGCCTTCTCCGAAGAGCCACAGAGAAGTGAGATGCAAGTACTTCCGCTCGGAACATATGCTGATATTACATGTGGTGACCAACAGTCTCATTACTCTGTGTGCATGGGGAACGACGACGGTTGGACAGACCCTGGTCCATTCTGCGCAACAGGAATGCGTTATTGCGCGCTAAACAACGGCGGATGTGAACATTTGTGCCACCAGGATGCAGATGAAGTTCGGTGCTTTTGCAAAGAAGGTTACGACCTGGACGAGGATGGACTCACTTGCAGGATGAAAGCAACGTGCGGCCCGGAAACCTGTGAGCATCAGTGCGTATCGGGGGAATCTGGGTATTCCTGCACATGCCCGGACGGGTTGAAACTAGACGCGAACCAGCGTAACTGCTCTGACATTGATGAGTGCCAGTCACAAGCCTGTACGCATCACCTGTGCCTTAACACGCACGGCAGTTACACGTGTGCGTGTCGAGGCGGCTACGACTTGGTTGATGGTAAGTGCATGGATATCGACGAGTGCGCGCTCTCGAGTTGCGAGCACAGCTGCTCGAACAGCGTCGGGTCCTTCTCTTGCTCCTGCAACGACGGCTTCACTTTATCCGAGGACGGCCACTCGTGCGTGGACATTAACGAATGCGCGAGTCATCTCTGCCAGTTCCAGTGCGTCAACGCGGACGGCAGCTTCTTGTGCATGTGCCCGCACGGCTTCTACGTGGGGGCCGACGGATCGACGTGCGCTCCAGATGTGACAGAAGCATCGGCCGCTTCATCTGATGATGCGGCTGATGATGACGGAGCATCTGATGACGGAGCATCTGATGACGGAGCATCTGATGATGATGCAGCATCTGATGACGCAGCATCTGATGACGGAGCATCTGATGACGGAGCATCTGATGACGCAGCATCTGATGACGGAGCATCTGATGACGGAGCATCTGATGACGCAGCATCTGATGACGGAGCATCTGATGACGGAGCATCTGATGATGATGCAGCATCTGATGACGCAGCATCTGATGATGATGCAGCATCTGATGACGGAGCATCTGATGACGGAGCATCTGATGATGATGCAGCATCTGATGACGGAGCATCTGATGACGCAGCATCTGATGACGGAGCATCTGATGACGGAGCATCTGATGACGCAGCATCTGATGACGGAGCATCTGATGACGCAGCATCTGATGACGCAGCATCTGATGACGCAGCATCTGATGACGCGCCGGAGGAGGAAACGCAGGAGAACTTCACCAGGACCACAGTGGAGCTCCAACACCCGCCCCCTCGCACTGACGCGACGATTCTCGAGCTGGTGAACGATACGCACGGGGGTCAGCAAAGCAACACGTCCTTGGTGACAGGTTTTGCCAAGACAGTTAATTCCAGGGTGCTCGTCTGCGTCCTCGGTTCAGTCATCCCGGTGCTGCTTTTGCTGGCAGTGACTCTGGCTATCGCAATTGTTCGATGCAGTCGTTCCAAAAAAGAAGCGAAGAAAAGAACCACCGCAGACGGTTACTGCTGGGTGCCCTCTGGTTTGGACTCGCGTTTAGAGAAACTCTACGAGTCCATTTTGACTGATGACCTATGA
- the LOC117751384 gene encoding complement component C1q receptor-like isoform X2: MDRVSFKKAGQNCVHNGGNLMTVRNLEEEEVLRSLLSRIKRQPRDRALTFWIGLKLHSGDCVLANRNLRGFKWVSGQKDSNYSNWGKEPVTTCTEERCAKVYYNPSGKNQLKWTAGPCKNPAFYACKFYFQGMCRPLALLGPGQITYRVAFSEEPQRSEMQVLPLGTYADITCGDQQSHYSVCMGNDDGWTDPGPFCATGMRYCALNNGGCEHLCHQDADEVRCFCKEGYDLDEDGLTCRMKATCGPETCEHQCVSGESGYSCTCPDGLKLDANQRNCSDIDECQSQACTHHLCLNTHGSYTCACRGGYDLVDGKCMDIDECALSSCEHSCSNSVGSFSCSCNDGFTLSEDGHSCVDINECASHLCQFQCVNADGSFLCMCPHGFYVGADGSTCAPDVTEASAASSDDAADDDGASDDGASDDGASDDDAASDDAASDDGASDDGASDDAASDDGASDDGASDDAASDDGASDDGASDDDAASDDAASDDDAASDDGASDDGASDDDAASDDGASDDAASDDGASDDGASDDAASDDGASDDAASDDAASDDAASDDAPEEETQENFTRTTVELQHPPPRTDATILELVNDTHGGQQSNTSLVTGFAKTVNSRVLVCVLGSVIPVLLLLAVTLAIAIVRCSRSKKEAKKRTTADGYCWVPSGLDSRLEKLYESILTDDL; the protein is encoded by the coding sequence ATGGACAGAGTGAGCTTTAAGAAGGCCGGTCAGAACTGTGTCCACAATGGAGGTAATCTGATGACAGTCAGAAACctagaagaagaggaagtgctGCGCTCGCTTCTCTCACGGATCAAGAGACAACCTCGGGACAGGGCGCTAACATTTTGGATCGGATTAAAACTGCACAGTGGGGACTGTGTGTTGGCCAACAGGAATCTCAGGGGGTTTAAGTGGGTCTCTGGACAGAAAGATTCCAACTACTCCAACTGGGGAAAAGAACCCGTCACCACATGCACGGAGGAGAGATGTGCAAAGGTTTATTACAATCCATCGGGTAAGAACCAACTGAAATGGACTGCCGGACCTTGCAAAAACCCTGCTTTTTATGCATGTAAGTTTTATTTTCAGGGAATGTGCAGACCTTTGGCTCTATTGGGGCCTGGACAAATCACCTACAGAGTGGCCTTCTCCGAAGAGCCACAGAGAAGTGAGATGCAAGTACTTCCGCTCGGAACATATGCTGATATTACATGTGGTGACCAACAGTCTCATTACTCTGTGTGCATGGGGAACGACGACGGTTGGACAGACCCTGGTCCATTCTGCGCAACAGGAATGCGTTATTGCGCGCTAAACAACGGCGGATGTGAACATTTGTGCCACCAGGATGCAGATGAAGTTCGGTGCTTTTGCAAAGAAGGTTACGACCTGGACGAGGATGGACTCACTTGCAGGATGAAAGCAACGTGCGGCCCGGAAACCTGTGAGCATCAGTGCGTATCGGGGGAATCTGGGTATTCCTGCACATGCCCGGACGGGTTGAAACTAGACGCGAACCAGCGTAACTGCTCTGACATTGATGAGTGCCAGTCACAAGCCTGTACGCATCACCTGTGCCTTAACACGCACGGCAGTTACACGTGTGCGTGTCGAGGCGGCTACGACTTGGTTGATGGTAAGTGCATGGATATCGACGAGTGCGCGCTCTCGAGTTGCGAGCACAGCTGCTCGAACAGCGTCGGGTCCTTCTCTTGCTCCTGCAACGACGGCTTCACTTTATCCGAGGACGGCCACTCGTGCGTGGACATTAACGAATGCGCGAGTCATCTCTGCCAGTTCCAGTGCGTCAACGCGGACGGCAGCTTCTTGTGCATGTGCCCGCACGGCTTCTACGTGGGGGCCGACGGATCGACGTGCGCTCCAGATGTGACAGAAGCATCGGCCGCTTCATCTGATGATGCGGCTGATGATGACGGAGCATCTGATGACGGAGCATCTGATGACGGAGCATCTGATGATGATGCAGCATCTGATGACGCAGCATCTGATGACGGAGCATCTGATGACGGAGCATCTGATGACGCAGCATCTGATGACGGAGCATCTGATGACGGAGCATCTGATGACGCAGCATCTGATGACGGAGCATCTGATGACGGAGCATCTGATGATGATGCAGCATCTGATGACGCAGCATCTGATGATGATGCAGCATCTGATGACGGAGCATCTGATGACGGAGCATCTGATGATGATGCAGCATCTGATGACGGAGCATCTGATGACGCAGCATCTGATGACGGAGCATCTGATGACGGAGCATCTGATGACGCAGCATCTGATGACGGAGCATCTGATGACGCAGCATCTGATGACGCAGCATCTGATGACGCAGCATCTGATGACGCGCCGGAGGAGGAAACGCAGGAGAACTTCACCAGGACCACAGTGGAGCTCCAACACCCGCCCCCTCGCACTGACGCGACGATTCTCGAGCTGGTGAACGATACGCACGGGGGTCAGCAAAGCAACACGTCCTTGGTGACAGGTTTTGCCAAGACAGTTAATTCCAGGGTGCTCGTCTGCGTCCTCGGTTCAGTCATCCCGGTGCTGCTTTTGCTGGCAGTGACTCTGGCTATCGCAATTGTTCGATGCAGTCGTTCCAAAAAAGAAGCGAAGAAAAGAACCACCGCAGACGGTTACTGCTGGGTGCCCTCTGGTTTGGACTCGCGTTTAGAGAAACTCTACGAGTCCATTTTGACTGATGACCTATGA
- the gnmt gene encoding glycine N-methyltransferase isoform X2 yields MSADGVFRTRSLGVAAEGLPDQYADGKAAKVWELYIGDTQSRTQEYKSWVLSLLREHGVRRVLDVACGTGVDSIMLVEEGFNMVSVDASDKMLKYALKSRWERRKEAAFDQWVIEEANWLTLSEDIQKPGPGFDAVICLGNSFAHLPDFKGDQSDQKLALQNIASMVRPGGILIIDHRNYDFILETGRAPQGKNIYYKSDLPQDISTSVLWLDNKPHMITLDYTIHVPKATIQDLPEVSKFRLSYYPHCLESFTALLKGAFNGKMEHNVYGDFKTYVPGQSEAPCYFIHVCKKTA; encoded by the exons ATGTCAGCCGACGGCGTGTTCAGGACCCGCTCTCTCGGCGTTGCCGCCGAGGGTCTTCCGGACCAGTATGCCGACGGCAAAGCGGCGAAAGTCTGGGAGCTGTACATCGGAGACACGCAGAGTAGGACGCAGGAGTACAAGAGCTGGGTGTTGTCTTTGCTGAGAGAGCATGGGGTGCGGAGAGTACTGGATGTAGCGTGCGGAACAGG AGTTGACTCCATCATGTTGGTGGAGGAGGGCTTTAATATGGTCAGCGTGGATGCCAGCGACAAAATGCTCAAGTATGCACTGAAGTCGAgatgggagagaagaaaagaagcagcTTTTGACCAGTGGG TGATTGAAGAGGCCAACTGGTTGACGCTATCAGAGGATATTCAGAAACCAGGGCCCGGCTTTGATGCCGTTATCTGCCTTGGTAACTCATTTGCCCACTTACCCGACTTTAAAG GGGACCAGAGTGACCAAAAGTTGGCCCTTCAGAATATTGCCAGTATGGTCAGACCAGGAGGGATCCTTATCATTGACCACCGTAATTACGACTTCATCCTCGAGACCGGCCGGGCCCCACAGGGCAAAAACATCTACTATAAG AGTGATCTACCTCAGGACATCTCCACTTCGGTGCTGTGGCTCGACAATAAGCCCCACATGATCACTTTGGACTACACCATCCACGTGCCAAAGGCCACCATCCAAGACCTTCCTGAAGTCAG TAAATTCCGTTTGTCCTACTACCCTCATTGTCTGGAGAGCTTCACAGCTTTACTGAAGGGGGCCTTCAACGGCAAAATGGAGCACAATGTCTACGGAGATTTCAAGACGTACGTCCCGGGCCAGTCTGAGGCCCCGTGCTACTTCATCCATGTCTGTAAGAAAACAGCCTAG
- the gnmt gene encoding glycine N-methyltransferase isoform X1, giving the protein MSGRLVAGTEALVQTSATGKTALKSALHAVCPFPGIRSGPRGCAQTKPMASCAKRSTKMHARHGNYQTQMLSRTLKAVQVLLVSKYAQRVDSIMLVEEGFNMVSVDASDKMLKYALKSRWERRKEAAFDQWVIEEANWLTLSEDIQKPGPGFDAVICLGNSFAHLPDFKGDQSDQKLALQNIASMVRPGGILIIDHRNYDFILETGRAPQGKNIYYKSDLPQDISTSVLWLDNKPHMITLDYTIHVPKATIQDLPEVSKFRLSYYPHCLESFTALLKGAFNGKMEHNVYGDFKTYVPGQSEAPCYFIHVCKKTA; this is encoded by the exons ATGAGTGGACGTCTGGTAGCAGGCACAGAAGCTTTAGTCCAGACTTCAGCCACTGGAAAGACAGCGTTAAAGTCTGCTCTCCACGCTGTGTGTCCCTTTCCAGGGATCAGAAGTGGACCGAGAGGCTGTGCTCAGACAAAACCGATGGCTTCCTGTGCAAAACGAAGCACAAAGATGCATGCCAGGCACGGGAATTATCAGACCCAAATGTTATCCAGGACTCTGAAGGCTGTTCAGGTGCTCCTTGTCAGCAAATATGCACAGAG AGTTGACTCCATCATGTTGGTGGAGGAGGGCTTTAATATGGTCAGCGTGGATGCCAGCGACAAAATGCTCAAGTATGCACTGAAGTCGAgatgggagagaagaaaagaagcagcTTTTGACCAGTGGG TGATTGAAGAGGCCAACTGGTTGACGCTATCAGAGGATATTCAGAAACCAGGGCCCGGCTTTGATGCCGTTATCTGCCTTGGTAACTCATTTGCCCACTTACCCGACTTTAAAG GGGACCAGAGTGACCAAAAGTTGGCCCTTCAGAATATTGCCAGTATGGTCAGACCAGGAGGGATCCTTATCATTGACCACCGTAATTACGACTTCATCCTCGAGACCGGCCGGGCCCCACAGGGCAAAAACATCTACTATAAG AGTGATCTACCTCAGGACATCTCCACTTCGGTGCTGTGGCTCGACAATAAGCCCCACATGATCACTTTGGACTACACCATCCACGTGCCAAAGGCCACCATCCAAGACCTTCCTGAAGTCAG TAAATTCCGTTTGTCCTACTACCCTCATTGTCTGGAGAGCTTCACAGCTTTACTGAAGGGGGCCTTCAACGGCAAAATGGAGCACAATGTCTACGGAGATTTCAAGACGTACGTCCCGGGCCAGTCTGAGGCCCCGTGCTACTTCATCCATGTCTGTAAGAAAACAGCCTAG